One region of Cetobacterium somerae ATCC BAA-474 genomic DNA includes:
- the pheS gene encoding phenylalanine--tRNA ligase subunit alpha, with protein MKNKLNALKDEASLIIQKAATLQEMDEIRVKYLGKKGEFTEISKSMRDLSPEERPAFGQMVNDVKTVITTLIEEKTTEIKNKVKKEQLESETLDISLPGREVSTGGLHPITETMNFLKNIFVEMGFDVAEGPEVEFTSYNFDALNIPETHPSRDLQDTFYMSENVVLRTHTSPVQARYMEKHQPPFRMVCPGKVYRNDYDISHTPMFHQMEGLMVGPEVSFANLKAMLEQFVTRVFGETKVRFRPHFFPFTEPSAEMDVQCVICKGEGCRLCKHSGWLEIMGCGMVDPAVLEAVGYDPEEVSGFAFGMGIERITMLRYGIDDLRAFFENDVRFLKQFK; from the coding sequence ATGAAAAATAAGCTGAATGCTTTAAAGGATGAAGCTAGTTTAATTATCCAAAAAGCAGCAACACTACAAGAAATGGATGAAATTAGAGTTAAGTATTTAGGAAAAAAAGGTGAGTTTACTGAAATTTCTAAATCTATGAGAGATTTATCGCCAGAGGAAAGACCTGCTTTTGGACAAATGGTAAATGATGTAAAAACAGTTATAACAACTTTAATCGAAGAAAAAACAACAGAGATTAAAAATAAGGTAAAAAAAGAGCAGTTAGAATCTGAAACTCTAGATATTTCTCTTCCAGGGAGAGAAGTTTCTACAGGAGGATTACATCCAATAACAGAAACTATGAACTTCTTAAAAAATATATTTGTGGAGATGGGATTTGATGTTGCAGAGGGACCAGAAGTAGAATTTACTTCTTATAACTTTGATGCGTTAAATATTCCAGAAACACATCCATCAAGAGATTTACAAGATACATTTTATATGAGTGAAAATGTAGTTTTAAGAACACATACATCACCAGTACAAGCTAGATATATGGAAAAACATCAGCCACCGTTTAGAATGGTTTGTCCAGGAAAAGTATATAGAAATGACTATGATATATCTCATACACCGATGTTCCATCAAATGGAAGGATTAATGGTAGGGCCAGAAGTATCTTTTGCTAATTTAAAAGCTATGTTAGAGCAATTTGTAACAAGAGTATTTGGGGAAACTAAAGTTAGATTTAGACCACATTTCTTCCCATTCACAGAGCCAAGTGCTGAAATGGATGTGCAATGTGTAATCTGTAAAGGTGAAGGATGCAGACTTTGTAAACATAGTGGATGGCTAGAAATAATGGGATGTGGAATGGTTGATCCAGCTGTTTTAGAAGCTGTAGGATATGACCCAGAAGAAGTATCAGGATTTGCATTTGGAATGGGAATAGAAAGAATTACAATGCTAAGATATGGTATTGATGATTTAAGAGCATTCTTTGAAAATGATGTAAGATTCTTAAAGCAATTTAAATAA
- the pheT gene encoding phenylalanine--tRNA ligase subunit beta → MLISLDWLKQYVDIKEDIKELENTLTMIGQEVEAIEEQGKELAKVVIGQITEYGKHPEAEKLTLLKVNIGEEEELQIVCGAPNHKLGDKVVVATIGAVLPGDFKIKKSKIRGVESQGMLCSEVELGLGNDGDGIIILPEDAPLGVEYRVYKKLNDVIFELEITPNRPDCLSYIGIAREIAAYYGRKIKCPEFESKKIIESINTGHIDVRIEDKERCKRFSGKVIKNIKVQESPEWLKNRLISMGLKPINNVVDATNYILFECNQPLHAYDLTKINDRKIIVRKSLNGEKIVTLDGVERELNKGELIIADAEKPLGIAGIMGGESSKVTEETTEIFLECAYFTPENIRKTSKELGLSSDSSYRFERGLDIENTAEVLERAADLISQLTGGEVLEGCIDKYIEKYEKIEIPLNIEKLRKFMGKNIEIDVVGKILTNLGINIKTLNSTTIIATPPSYRGDLTRTADLYEEIIRMYGFDNIENKMPEENIRPGVKDSMTVVVDEAKEILAKLGLQEVINYSFISKDAIKMLGITEPTLEITNPISDDMAVMRPTLIYSLLSNVRDNLNRNQNGLRFFEVSRVFTPKEDGLANETLRTSIALAGKTFKTLWDPKPEAMDFYTLKGFVEKFLEYMGVTRYQLDRSEDNNFHPGRSADIRIGKVKIGTFGEIHPELAENMDIKRERAYVAELDLTTLLNYRAKKVKYERIVKYPEVTRDLAVVLDRDVLVGKMLEDIKKSSNLIESVAIFDVYQGEKIEADKKSVAISIVLRKKDGTLEESDINITVDKILKLIAKNYNGEIRQ, encoded by the coding sequence ATGTTAATTTCGTTGGATTGGTTGAAGCAATATGTCGATATAAAAGAGGACATAAAAGAGCTAGAAAACACGTTGACTATGATCGGTCAAGAGGTTGAAGCTATAGAGGAGCAAGGAAAAGAATTAGCAAAAGTAGTTATTGGACAGATAACAGAGTATGGGAAACATCCTGAAGCTGAAAAATTAACACTTTTAAAAGTTAATATAGGTGAAGAGGAGGAGCTACAAATAGTATGTGGTGCTCCAAATCATAAACTAGGAGATAAAGTTGTTGTAGCAACTATTGGAGCAGTTTTACCAGGAGACTTTAAAATAAAGAAAAGTAAAATAAGAGGTGTAGAGTCTCAAGGGATGCTTTGTTCTGAGGTAGAGCTTGGACTTGGAAATGATGGAGATGGAATTATAATACTTCCAGAAGATGCTCCATTAGGTGTAGAGTACAGAGTTTATAAAAAATTAAATGATGTAATTTTTGAACTAGAAATAACACCAAATAGACCAGATTGTTTATCTTATATAGGAATAGCTAGAGAAATAGCTGCTTATTATGGAAGAAAAATAAAATGTCCTGAGTTTGAATCTAAAAAGATAATAGAGAGTATAAATACTGGACATATAGATGTAAGAATTGAAGATAAAGAGAGATGTAAAAGATTCTCAGGAAAAGTTATAAAAAATATAAAGGTGCAAGAGTCTCCAGAGTGGTTAAAAAATAGATTAATCTCAATGGGATTAAAGCCAATAAATAATGTAGTAGATGCAACAAATTATATTTTATTTGAATGTAATCAACCTTTACATGCTTATGATTTAACAAAAATCAACGATAGAAAAATAATTGTTAGAAAATCGCTAAATGGTGAAAAAATAGTTACACTAGATGGTGTTGAAAGAGAGCTAAATAAAGGCGAACTTATTATTGCAGATGCTGAAAAACCTTTAGGAATAGCTGGAATAATGGGTGGAGAATCAAGTAAAGTAACAGAAGAAACTACTGAAATTTTCTTAGAGTGTGCATACTTTACTCCAGAAAACATAAGAAAAACATCTAAAGAATTAGGCTTATCAAGTGATTCTTCTTATAGATTTGAAAGAGGATTAGATATAGAAAATACTGCTGAAGTTTTAGAAAGAGCAGCAGATTTAATTTCTCAACTAACAGGTGGAGAAGTTTTAGAGGGATGTATCGATAAATATATTGAAAAATATGAAAAAATAGAAATTCCTTTAAATATCGAAAAATTAAGAAAATTCATGGGAAAAAATATAGAGATTGATGTAGTAGGAAAGATACTTACTAATTTAGGTATAAATATAAAAACATTAAACTCTACAACAATAATAGCAACACCACCATCTTATAGAGGAGATTTGACTAGAACAGCAGATCTTTATGAAGAAATAATAAGAATGTATGGTTTTGATAATATAGAAAATAAGATGCCAGAAGAAAACATAAGACCTGGAGTTAAAGATTCAATGACAGTTGTTGTTGACGAAGCTAAAGAAATATTAGCAAAATTAGGATTACAAGAAGTAATAAACTATAGTTTCATTTCAAAAGATGCTATAAAAATGTTAGGAATAACAGAACCTACATTGGAAATAACAAATCCGATTAGTGATGATATGGCAGTTATGAGACCAACATTAATTTATAGTTTATTATCAAATGTAAGAGATAACTTAAATAGAAATCAAAATGGTTTAAGATTCTTCGAGGTATCAAGAGTATTTACTCCAAAAGAGGATGGATTAGCAAATGAAACATTAAGAACTTCAATAGCTCTTGCAGGAAAAACTTTTAAAACATTATGGGATCCAAAGCCAGAAGCAATGGACTTCTATACTTTAAAAGGATTTGTTGAAAAATTCTTAGAGTACATGGGAGTAACTAGATACCAATTAGATAGATCAGAGGATAACAACTTCCATCCAGGAAGAAGTGCTGATATAAGAATAGGAAAAGTTAAAATAGGAACTTTTGGAGAAATTCACCCAGAGTTAGCGGAAAATATGGACATTAAAAGAGAGAGAGCATACGTAGCTGAACTTGATTTAACAACTCTATTAAATTATAGAGCCAAAAAAGTTAAATATGAGAGAATTGTAAAATATCCTGAAGTTACTAGAGACTTAGCAGTTGTTTTAGACAGAGATGTACTAGTTGGAAAGATGTTAGAAGACATCAAAAAGTCATCAAATCTAATTGAGAGTGTTGCTATATTTGACGTTTACCAAGGAGAGAAAATAGAAGCTGACAAAAAATCAGTTGCTATAAGCATCGTTTTAAGAAAGAAGGATGGAACTCTTGAGGAAAGCGATATCAATATAACTGTTGATAAAATCTTAAAATTAATAGCTAAAAATTATAATGGAGAGATTAGACAGTAA
- a CDS encoding YfcE family phosphodiesterase produces MKILIITDSHGNTNKIYDIISQESPNIIIWTGDHSWDGEECSFAFPDIKFYIVRGNCDIFDRKFNDNEIFDIDGIKIFITHGHLYNVKKEMYTLEAIAEKYDVDAVCFGHTHIPYYEEKNGIKYFNPGALKDNRYGVLLIENKELIFSYKEIK; encoded by the coding sequence ATGAAAATATTAATAATTACAGATTCTCATGGAAACACAAATAAAATTTATGATATAATATCACAAGAAAGTCCTAATATAATAATATGGACAGGTGATCATAGCTGGGATGGTGAAGAGTGTTCTTTTGCTTTTCCAGATATAAAGTTTTATATTGTTAGAGGAAACTGTGATATTTTTGATAGAAAATTTAATGATAATGAAATATTTGATATAGATGGAATAAAAATATTTATAACGCATGGACACCTTTATAACGTAAAAAAAGAGATGTATACTTTGGAAGCAATAGCTGAAAAATATGATGTAGATGCTGTTTGTTTTGGGCATACTCATATTCCTTATTATGAAGAAAAAAATGGAATAAAATATTTTAATCCAGGGGCTTTAAAGGATAATAGGTATGGGGTATTGCTAATTGAAAATAAAGAGCTAATTTTTAGTTATAAAGAGATAAAATAA